One Candidatus Palauibacter scopulicola genomic window, ACGCCGGAGGGGGCGCGAGCATCGGCGCGCACGACGCCCGTCACGGCGACGCACGCCTCGTGCCCCACCGTGGTCAGCGGTTCCCATGTCTCGGGCGGGATCTCGTTGCGGACGAAGACGCACTGGACCTCGTCCGTGCCGTCGCGAAGCACGAGAAAGGAGATCTTGCCGCTGGAGCGGAGGCGCCGGACCCAGCCGCGGAGACGGACTTCGTCCCCGATGCGGGCGGGCAACTCGCTTATGGTGACGGTGTGTTCGGACATGTGCGGCGACAAGTTGCGGCTCCGTTCGGGACGGGGCAAACGCAGGACGGGGCGAACGCGGCCGCCGCGGTGCCGGCCGGGTCAGCCGACGTGGTAGAGCGCCTCGCGCCGGGCGTAACGGAGATCGAGTTCGTGGCGGAACCGGCGGTGGGCCGGCTTCGAGAGCCCGGGGTCCGCCTCGACGATGGCGCGGGCCCGCCGGCGCCCGGTTTCCAGCAGGTCGAAGTCGCGGTCCAGTTGCGCGAACCTCAGGAGGACGGCGCCGTGCTGCTCCTTGCCGAACAGGTCGCCCTGGCCGCGGATCCGGAGGTCCTCCTCGGCGAGTTCGAAGCCGTCGGTCTTCTTCTCGAAGGCGACGAGCCGCTCCGACGGCGTCTCGGAAGCGTGGAAGACGATGCAGTAGGACTGCTCGGCGCCCCGCCCGACGCGGCCCCGCAGCTGATGGAGCTGGGCAAGGCCGAAACGCTCGGCGTCTTCGATGATCATTACGGTCGCGTTGGGGACGTCGATCCCCACCTCGATGACGGTGGTCGCGACCAGGAGGCCCGTGTCGCCCGCGAGGAAGCTCCGCATCGCCTCGTCCTTCTCGGCGGAGGAGAGGCGTCCGTGCAGGAGCCGCACGGCGATGTCCGGGAAACGGGCCTGGAGCTGCTCGAACATGACCGTGGCGGCGCGGGCCTCGAGGGCCTCGGACTCCTCGACGAGAGGGTAGATGACGTACGCCTGGCGGCCCTGGGCGAGCTGGTCGCCGAGGAAGTCGAAGGCGGCATCGCGGCTCTCGGGGCCGCGCACGGCGGTTCGGATCGGCCGGCGCCCGGGGGGAAGTTCGTCGATGATCGAGAGGTCGAGGTCGCCGTAGAGGACGAGGGCGAGGCTGCGGGGGATCGGCGTCGCGGACATCACGAGGGCGTCGGGGGCCTCGCCGCTCTCGCGCAGCCGGCGGCGCTGTTCCACGCCGAAGCGGTGCTGTTCGTCGATGACGACGAGCCCCGGGGCTGCGAACTCGACGCCTTCCTGGATCAGGGCGTGCGTGCCGACGATGAGGCGGGCGTCGCCGGCCGCGATCCGCTCCAGGGTCTCCCGCCGCGCCTTCCCCGTGACGGCGCCGGTCAGGAGCACGGGCTCCACGCCGAGCGGCCCGAGCATCTTCTCGAACGTCCGCCGGTGCTGCTCCGCCAGCAGTTCCGTCGGGGCCATGATCGCCGCCTGGCGCCCCGCCTCGACCGCCTTGAGCATGGCGAGCGCGGCAACGACCGTCTTCCCGCTCCCCACATCCCCCTGCAGCAGGCGGTTCATCGGCGCGGGCCGGGCCATGTCGGCTTCGATCTCGGACCAGGCGCGGCGCTGGGCCGCGGTGAGCTTGAAGGGGAGGGCCTTCAGGAGCGAGCGCGTGAGCGTGGACGGGGCGTCGAAGGCGACGCCGCGGACTTCGTGGCGAAGACGCGCCCGGGCTCGGGCGTGGAGAAGCTGGAGAAAGAAGAGCTCCTCGAAGGCGAGGCGCCGGCGGCAGGGCTCGACCCGGGAGACGGCGGGCGGGCGGTGCAGCGTGCGGAGCGCCTCCGCGAGCGGGGGGAGGGAGAGTTCCTCGAGCCAGCCGCCGGGAAGCGGGTCTTCGTCTCCGAGGTCGGAGAGGAGACTTGCGAGGTTCAGGTGGATGACGGCGCGGATCTGCCGGTGCGTGAGCCCCTCGGTGGCGGAGTAGACGGGGAACACCCGTCCGGCGGCGGGACGCTCCGCGGCGGGACGCGTCTCAGGGGACGCCGAGCGTTCGGCGGACTTTTCTGCCGCGGCGGCTCGATCGTCGGAGGCCCGGCTCAGGACGATGTGTTCGCGCGGCTGGAGTTGTCGGCCGTGGTAGAAGCGCACGGGTCCGGAGGCGAGCAGCAGGTCGCCCTTGTCTATCGTGCGGTCGAGCCACGGGCGTCCCGGCCAGGCGCATTCGATGTGGCCGCTCCCGTCTCGGAGCACGGCCCGGAAGACGCGCAGCCGGCGGCGCGTGGGGATGACGCCCTTCGAGACCACGCGCCCGATGACCGTCGCATCCTGGCCGACCTTCAGCTCGGAGATCGCGTCGACCGTCGTCGCGTCCTCGTACCGGTACGGGAGGTGATAGAGAAGGTCGCGTCCCGTATGAACGTCGAGTTTCGCGAAGCGCTCCGCCCGCCGGGGGCCCACGCCCTTCAGGTACTGCACGGATCCCCGCAGGATGGAGCGCCCCGCCGTCACGCGATCACGGCTCCGCGGCCAGGATCTTGTCGAGGTACCGGTCGGGCGAGAACGCTTCGAGGTCTTCCGGGGACTCCCCGACGCCGAGGTAGCGGACCGGGACGGCGAGTTCGCGCACGACGGAGACGACGGTGCCGGCGCGCGCCGTGCTGTCGAACTTCGCGAGCACGAGGCCCGTGAGGTCGAGCGACGCCCCGAACTGTCGCGCCTGATTCATCACGTTCTGCCCCGAGGTGGCGTCGACGACCAGCAGCCGCTCGTACGGCGCGCCCTCCACCTGTCGGCCGAGCACGCGATCGATCTTGACCAGTTCGCGCATCAGATCGTCCTGCGTATGCAGCCGGCCGGCCGTGTCGACCAGTACCCAGTCGGCATCCCGCGCGCGCGCCGCCGCCACCGCGTCGAACGCCACCGAGGCCGGGTCCGCTCCGGGCGTTCCCCCGACGAAATCGGCCCCCAGCCGTTCAGCCCACGCCCGGAGCTGCTCCTGCGCCCCGGCTCGGAACGTGTCCGCCGCGGCGAGCAGCACGCGCCCGCCCTCGGCCTGCAGGCGCGCGGAGAGCTTCGCCGCGGTCGTCGTCTTCCCCACGCCGTTCACGCCCACGAGGAGGAGGACCGCCGGCCCGTCGCCGCGCGGGGGCGAGTCGGTGGGCGACCCGCCGGCGGGAGGCGCGGCGGCGGCCAGCGTCTCGGCGAGCCGGGCCCTCAGCGTATCGCGCAGATCGCCTTCCGTCGCGATGGCGCCGCGGTTCGCCGCCCGCTCGAGCGCCTCGACCAGCTCGAGCGTCGTGTCGACCCCGAAATCCGCTTCGAGCAGGACTTCCTCCAGCCGTTCGATGGCGGCGCCGTCGAGCCCGCCGTCGACGAGCGTGTTCACATCCGTGAGCGCGAAGTCGACGATCCGCCGCCACAGGCCGCGTCTCGGGCGGCGGAGCGTACCGGTCACCGGAGTCCGATCCGGTGCCGCCACACCCACTCCCCGCACAGCAGGAGAACCGCGAGGAGAAAGGGCCACACGGGCCGGGGCGAGCGCACGTCGACCGGCGGTCGGGGAGAGGGCTGCGCCGCGATGGCCAGCGGTTCGGACGGGGGCCCGGGGAGAAACTCCCGGGGATCGGGCTCGACGTCGACGGGCCGGCGGAGTTCGACGGGACCTTCGGGGCCGGTCGCGGTCACGAGGACCTCGTAGCGGCCCGCCGGGAGAGCGGCACCCACGACTTCGGCCGGAGGATCCGCGATGGTTTCGCTCCACACCTCCGCGCCCGCCTCATCGAGCACCTGGATCGCGAGGTCGGAAGATCCGGGACGGATGCGCCACGCCGGCGGCTCGCCGGGCGCGGGCGTCCGCACGAGCGATGCCAGCCGGGGTGTCGCGTCCTCGACGAGCCAGCCGACGATGCCGCTGAACACGCCCTCGTACACCCTGCGCGGCTCGTCCCCCCGTAGCGCCCAGCGCCACCAGTCGGAGGCCGCAGAAAGCGCCCACCGGCGCGTCCCGTCCTCCCCCGCCGTGAGGAGCGGCCGTCCCTCTCCGCGCCGGTTCCGGCTCGCGTTGACCACCGACCATGTCCCGGCCGGTTCCACGGCATAGAGTTCGCGGACGGGAGGCAGGAGATCCAGGTCGGCCTCGGCGAGGAGCGCCGCCGAGGGGCTCGCGGGCACCGGCCCGGCGGCATACCACTCGCCGGGCAGGGGACCCGTGACGCGCGCCCCCACCCCCGGCACGTCACCCGGCCCCCCGGCGAAGAAGAGCGTCCGTGCGTGCGTCCTCAGCGCGCCGGCCAGCCACGGCGGGAGGTCGTCCGGCGAGGCCTGGACCGCAAGCAGCCGGGCGCCCCGTACCGCTTCGCGTACCCGGGCCGCCTCGACGACGCGGGGACCGGAGCCCATCTCGAGAAAGCGGTCGTCGGCAAGGCGCAGATAGCCGCGCGCGCCTCCCAGGACGAGTCGGTCGAGGGCGGGGACGAGGAAGCGAGCTTCCCAGTCGGGGGCCAGCGACACGAGTACGGCTCCGGCGGAGGACTCCGAGACTTCGATCCAGGTACCTGTCCGGCCGGAGACTCCGAAGGGGTCCGGCGGATCCGTGAGCACGGCTTCGTAGCGTCGCCAGGCCGGCCCGGCGCCTCCGTCGTGCGGGACGAAGGGGATTTGAGCGCGGCCCGTCCGCCCGGGAGCGGGTCGGGGCGCGCGCCCGGTCGCGACCACCGCCCCCTCATGCTCGAGCTGGAAGCTCACGGTGTCGGGCAGCTCGCCCTCGCCGCCCGATCCGCCGCCGGCGTGAAACTCGAGCGTGGCGCGGACGGTGTCGCCGGCCCGGACGCGCTCCGGCGCCCGCAGCGCCGCGAGCGCGACGCGGGGCTCGGCGGCGGCGACACGGAGTTCGCGCACCCCGAGGCCCAGACCCGTAGCCGTCTCACGGGCTGCGCCGCGGTCCGTCCACTCTCCGTCGGTGAGCACCCAGACGCTGTCGGCTCCGCCGAGCCGCGCGGCCTGCAGCGCCGGTTCGAGCCGGCTCGCCTCGTGCGTCGCGCCGAGCGCCTCCAGCGAATCGAGCCGGGCGGGGACGGGGCGGTCGCCGAACAGGTAGATCCGGTCGGGAGCGAGTCCGGGAAGAAGGGCCAGGGCCGAGTCGAGCCGCGTCGCCCCGCCGGCATCTCCGGCGCGAACCGGCAGCGTCATGCTGCGCGAGATGTCGAGCAGGACGACGCGCTCGGGGGCCCCGACGCCGCTGTCGCGCAACGCGGGCAGCGCGAGGGCGCCGAGAATCAGGAAGACGGCCACCGCCCGGACGGCGGCGGGACCGGCGCGCCCCGCCACGCGCTCCTCGCGCGCGCCATAGGCCCAGCCGGCGAGTACGACCGCGCCAAGCGCGACGAGAAACCAGAGGCCCGGGCTCAATCCTGTGTGCGGCGAGCGCGCTGAGTGGGTTGTACAGGCATCGGAAGGCTCCGCAACCGCGACAGCACGACGTGCCGAAGCGCCGCAAACCGCTCGCGCGACTCAGCGGCGACCGGCTCGGCCCTGGGCAACTGCAGACGGGCCGGGTTCACCTGCGCGCCGTTCCGGAGAAACTCGTAGTGAAGATGAGGCGCGGTCGCGAGACCGGTGTCGCCCACATACCCGATGACCTGTCCCTGTTCCACCTGGGTCCCGGCCGCGACGCCGCGCGCGACGTTGGCCAGGTGCGCATATCGGGTGCGGATGTTGTTCGCGTGACGGATCTCGACGGCGTTCCCGTAGTTCCCCCACCACCCTGCCCGGGTCACGCGTCCCGCGCCCGTCGCGCGCACGGGCGTGCCCCGCGCCGCCCCGTAGTCGACGCCGAGGTGCGGTCGAGTACGCCGGAGCACCGGGTGGAACCGCCTCAGGTTGAAGCCGCTCGTCACGCGGACGATGTCAAGGGGCGCAAGCAGAAACTGGCCCCGGAGGGCTTCGCCCGCTTCGTCGTAGTACTCCGCGCGTTCCGCCCCGGACTGTTCGAACCGCACCCCCGTGAGGACGCGCCGGTCGTTCCGGAAATCCGCGGCGAGCACCCTGGCGTCCCGCACGGATCCGTCGGGCCGCACCTCGCGCTCGATGAGAAGCCGGTAAGCATCGTTCTGCCGCAGGTCGCGCCAGAAGTCGATCTGCCACGCGAACACCTGCGAGATCCGGTACGCCACATCGAAGCGTTCCGCGTCGCCGAGCGTCTCCACGTCGCCCGACAACTCCGCGTCGAACAGGTTCGAGCGGATGAGACCGGCAAGGAGAAGCGTGTCGCGTACGACCTGCACCGAATCCAGCCGGGCCGACCACCGCGGCGCGGCATCGCCGGCGGACCACAGATGGAGGATGCGGTCCGCGTCGAGGTCGACACGGATGCGCGCCGGAGGTTCGCCGAGTCTGCGCACGAAGTGAATCGCAACGCCGGGCCGCAGCCGGCGCGGACTCTCGAATTCGCCCATCGCCTCCGCGATCGCGTGCGTGGCCGCGGGACCCAGGCCGTGGTCCTCGAACACATCCCCCAGCGTCTCGCCCCGCTGCAGACGATGCACGAGCGCGATGGGCGCGGGCGGCGTCGGCACGTCGACGACCTTGACGTCCCCCGACCGCTCAGCGCGGGAGCCGAACGCGGCCCAGCCGAGGACCAGAATCCCGGCGAGGGCTAACCCAACCGCGGTAAAGAGTCTTGTTCTCAAGCGCTCAGTCCATTTGTCGCCGTATGAAGGTCGGGATCTCGAGATCCTCGAACTCGACGCGGGCATCGGTCCACGACTCGCCGTCCGGCTGCGCTGGCTCCAGGTCCGGCGTCACCTCTTCCGACACCGGCTGCTCCGCGGCTTCCGGCGCCGGTTCCTCCGCCAGTGCCGGCGCCGGTTCCGGCGCGGCTTCGTTCGCGGCCTCGAACACCGGCGCTGCCGTCGCCTCGGACACCGGCTCCGACGTCGCCTCGGGCCCGGGCTCGGACGTCGGCGCCTCCGCAGCCAGCGCCTCGAACGCGATGCCCGCCCGCCTCACCTCCAGGGGGGGCGCCACGGGTTCGGGCTCCGGTGGCGCGGTCGGGGCGGAGCGATCGTCGAGCACGCTCGGACCGCCGTACTTCGAGCCGATGACGACCGGCGCGGCGCGGGGCCCGGGCGCCTTGGTCGCGGGAATCACCCGCTCGGCCATCGGCGCCGGCTCGTCTCCCTCCATGTCTCCGAAGCCCGTCGCGATCACCGTTACGCGGATCTTGCCCTCGAGCTGCGGATCGTGCACGACTCCGAAGATCATCTCGCCCTCGTCGCCCGCGGCCTCCTGAATGATGGAGTTGGCCGTCGTGACTTCGTCGATCGTCAGGTCGGGACCGCCGCTGATGTTGATGAGGACGCCCGTGGCGCCGTTGATGGATACGTTGTCGAGGAGGGGCGAGCAAATGGCCTGCTGCGCCGCCTCCACCGCGCGATCCTCGCCCGACGCGGTTCCGGTTCCCATAAGGGCGGCCCCGCGGTTCGACATCACCGTGCGGACGTCGGCGAAGTCCACGTTCACCTCGCCCGTCACGGAGATCAGGTCGGAGATCCCCTGGGTCGCCTGGAGGAGGACCTCGTCCGCCTTCTTGAGCGCCTGTCGGAAGGTCATCTCCTTCCCTACGACCGCGAGCAGACGCTCGTTCGGCACGACGATCATCGTGTCCACCGCGCGCCGCAGTTCCCGCAGCCCGATCTCCGCGTACCGCATCCTCTTCTTGCCCTCGAAGTGGAAGGGGCGGGTCACGATCGCGATGCAGAGCGATCCCATCTCCCGCGCCATGCCGCCGATGATCGGGGCCGCGCCGGTGCCCGTGCCTCCGCCCATCCCCGCCGTGACGAAGACGAGATCCGCGCCCTCGATCACCGATCGGATTTCTTCGGCACTCTCGGACATCGCCTGCCGTCCGATCTCGGGACGGGCGCCGGCCCCGAGGCCTCGCGTGAGTTCCTTCCCGATCTGGACTCTGAGGTGAGCGCCGGATTCCTTCAACGCCTGGGCGTCGGTGTTGACCGCGATGAACTCCACGCCTTCGAGTTCCTCATCGATCATGCGGTTGACGGCGTTGCCGCCGGCGCCACCCACGCCGACGACCTTCATTTTCGCGTTACGCACACCGCTTTCGTCGAATGCAAAGACCATGTCTCCCCTCCTCCCGTCAGAAAAACTCTCGTAGCCACCCGCCGACTCTCGCGAAGGCGCGGGTCGCTCCCACCAACCCTCCGGCCGAGGCCCGCGACGCACCGTACAGCACCAGCCCCGCGGCCGTGCTGTAGGACCCACGCGCGAGACCCTCCGCCATGCCCGTGAGGCCGAGTGACGGAATACCGGTGCGAACCGGCAGATTGAAGACCGAGCGAGCCAGGTCTTCCGTGTGCGCGAGCGAAGCCCCGCCACCGCTCAGCACGATCCCCGCCTCGAGTCCTCGCAACGTTCCGCTCGACTCCAGTTCCTCGTACACCAGTCCGAGTATCTCGTCCAGCCGTTGTTCGATAATGTGCAGCAGCAGCTCGCGCGACACACGTCGGGCGCGTCCGTGGCGAGCCCCCGAGACGTCGAGCAATTCGTGCGAATCGGCCCGGTCGCGCAGCGCTCCGCCGTGTCGCTCCTTGAGTTGCGCGGCCTCGTCTTCGTGAACGCCGAGGCCGCGCGCGATGTCCCGCGTCACGATCGATCCGCCCCACGGCAGCGTGGCGGCGTGAAGGAGACGGTGTCCTCCGTACACGAGTACGTCGGTCGTCGCGCCCCCGATCTCGACCAGAGCCACGCCAGCCTCGCGCTCGCTGTCCTCGAGCACGGCGAGCGCCGTGGCCAGCGGCGCCATGACCAACTCGTCCGGCCGGTATCCCGCCCGGTCGACCACCTTCGCGAGGTCGTGGCAGATCGCCACCTCCGCGGTCACGATGCAGAGGTCCGCCTCGAGACGGGTTCCGGCCATGCCCTCGGGATCCCGGATCCCGTCACGATGGTCGACGGCGTACCGCTGGGACAGGGCGTGGATCAACTCGTGGCCGGGCGGAATCGGGACGGCCCGGCCCACTTCCTGCGCGCGCTTGACGTCGGCGGGCGTGACCTCCGAGCCGGAGACCTGAAGCACGCCCTTCGATCGGGACGTCCGCACGCTTCCGCTCGGCACGCTCACGTAGGCGGCCTCGACTTCGCGGCCGGCCGTGGCTTCCGCCTGTCTGACAGCGGTGCGAACCGCCTGCGTCACCGCCTCGATGTTCCCGATGTTCGGGCCGTTCATGCCCTCGGACCGGGTGACGCCGAGGCCGAGGATCTCGAGCGGATCGGTGGGCTTGCGGCCCGGATGCACCGCGGCGACGACCGCACACGTTTTGGTCGACCCCACATCCACCCCGACAATGCCCGCCCCCTGAATCATCGCTCCTCCACGCGCGTCAGTACAACTTGGCCTCTGAAACGCGCATCCGCACGTGTGACGCGGCGATCCTCGATCTGTCCAAGCGCGATCGATACCCGGTCGAGGGCGCGCAGGGGCTCCTCCCGCGGCAGAAACACGACATCCGCGCCGGCGCCGGGAAGGAGCAGGAACCGGTATCCCCCCTCCGCCGCGGGCCCGACCTCGGAGACGAGGGACATGAAGTCGCTCCGCGTGCGATCCATGCGCGACAGAGCGAAGATGAGTTCCCGCATGCCCGTGTCCGCCACGAAACCGCCCTCCGTCTCGACCGGACCCTGGACGATCGGCAGGTCGAGCGGCGCGGCGGAGGGTTCGAGGGGCAGCACGTAGCCATCTCCGCTCACCGGACGCAGTTCCGGGGTCGCGACGAGCGCGACCGGGCGCCGCTCCACGATGGCGATTTCAAGGGTGCGGAAGCTCTCCCGGTGGACCGTGGCCTCGCGAACCATGGGATGGGCCCGAACGCGCGCCTCCCACCTCGCCGGCTCGTCCC contains:
- the ftsA gene encoding cell division protein FtsA; amino-acid sequence: MIQGAGIVGVDVGSTKTCAVVAAVHPGRKPTDPLEILGLGVTRSEGMNGPNIGNIEAVTQAVRTAVRQAEATAGREVEAAYVSVPSGSVRTSRSKGVLQVSGSEVTPADVKRAQEVGRAVPIPPGHELIHALSQRYAVDHRDGIRDPEGMAGTRLEADLCIVTAEVAICHDLAKVVDRAGYRPDELVMAPLATALAVLEDSEREAGVALVEIGGATTDVLVYGGHRLLHAATLPWGGSIVTRDIARGLGVHEDEAAQLKERHGGALRDRADSHELLDVSGARHGRARRVSRELLLHIIEQRLDEILGLVYEELESSGTLRGLEAGIVLSGGGASLAHTEDLARSVFNLPVRTGIPSLGLTGMAEGLARGSYSTAAGLVLYGASRASAGGLVGATRAFARVGGWLREFF
- the ftsY gene encoding signal recognition particle-docking protein FtsY, with product MTGTLRRPRRGLWRRIVDFALTDVNTLVDGGLDGAAIERLEEVLLEADFGVDTTLELVEALERAANRGAIATEGDLRDTLRARLAETLAAAAPPAGGSPTDSPPRGDGPAVLLLVGVNGVGKTTTAAKLSARLQAEGGRVLLAAADTFRAGAQEQLRAWAERLGADFVGGTPGADPASVAFDAVAAARARDADWVLVDTAGRLHTQDDLMRELVKIDRVLGRQVEGAPYERLLVVDATSGQNVMNQARQFGASLDLTGLVLAKFDSTARAGTVVSVVRELAVPVRYLGVGESPEDLEAFSPDRYLDKILAAEP
- a CDS encoding FtsQ-type POTRA domain-containing protein; its protein translation is MIRRRSSPPGRITRRGRRRLLLALMVAAIGLSVPVWAPSLLATLPAFQISELRVVGTDHISPEEIRALALTPDASVWDEPARWEARVRAHPMVREATVHRESFRTLEIAIVERRPVALVATPELRPVSGDGYVLPLEPSAAPLDLPIVQGPVETEGGFVADTGMRELIFALSRMDRTRSDFMSLVSEVGPAAEGGYRFLLLPGAGADVVFLPREEPLRALDRVSIALGQIEDRRVTRADARFRGQVVLTRVEER
- the ftsZ gene encoding cell division protein FtsZ, which encodes MRNAKMKVVGVGGAGGNAVNRMIDEELEGVEFIAVNTDAQALKESGAHLRVQIGKELTRGLGAGARPEIGRQAMSESAEEIRSVIEGADLVFVTAGMGGGTGTGAAPIIGGMAREMGSLCIAIVTRPFHFEGKKRMRYAEIGLRELRRAVDTMIVVPNERLLAVVGKEMTFRQALKKADEVLLQATQGISDLISVTGEVNVDFADVRTVMSNRGAALMGTGTASGEDRAVEAAQQAICSPLLDNVSINGATGVLINISGGPDLTIDEVTTANSIIQEAAGDEGEMIFGVVHDPQLEGKIRVTVIATGFGDMEGDEPAPMAERVIPATKAPGPRAAPVVIGSKYGGPSVLDDRSAPTAPPEPEPVAPPLEVRRAGIAFEALAAEAPTSEPGPEATSEPVSEATAAPVFEAANEAAPEPAPALAEEPAPEAAEQPVSEEVTPDLEPAQPDGESWTDARVEFEDLEIPTFIRRQMD
- a CDS encoding M23 family metallopeptidase — translated: MRTRLFTAVGLALAGILVLGWAAFGSRAERSGDVKVVDVPTPPAPIALVHRLQRGETLGDVFEDHGLGPAATHAIAEAMGEFESPRRLRPGVAIHFVRRLGEPPARIRVDLDADRILHLWSAGDAAPRWSARLDSVQVVRDTLLLAGLIRSNLFDAELSGDVETLGDAERFDVAYRISQVFAWQIDFWRDLRQNDAYRLLIEREVRPDGSVRDARVLAADFRNDRRVLTGVRFEQSGAERAEYYDEAGEALRGQFLLAPLDIVRVTSGFNLRRFHPVLRRTRPHLGVDYGAARGTPVRATGAGRVTRAGWWGNYGNAVEIRHANNIRTRYAHLANVARGVAAGTQVEQGQVIGYVGDTGLATAPHLHYEFLRNGAQVNPARLQLPRAEPVAAESRERFAALRHVVLSRLRSLPMPVQPTQRARRTQD
- the recG gene encoding ATP-dependent DNA helicase RecG, with the translated sequence MTAGRSILRGSVQYLKGVGPRRAERFAKLDVHTGRDLLYHLPYRYEDATTVDAISELKVGQDATVIGRVVSKGVIPTRRRLRVFRAVLRDGSGHIECAWPGRPWLDRTIDKGDLLLASGPVRFYHGRQLQPREHIVLSRASDDRAAAAEKSAERSASPETRPAAERPAAGRVFPVYSATEGLTHRQIRAVIHLNLASLLSDLGDEDPLPGGWLEELSLPPLAEALRTLHRPPAVSRVEPCRRRLAFEELFFLQLLHARARARLRHEVRGVAFDAPSTLTRSLLKALPFKLTAAQRRAWSEIEADMARPAPMNRLLQGDVGSGKTVVAALAMLKAVEAGRQAAIMAPTELLAEQHRRTFEKMLGPLGVEPVLLTGAVTGKARRETLERIAAGDARLIVGTHALIQEGVEFAAPGLVVIDEQHRFGVEQRRRLRESGEAPDALVMSATPIPRSLALVLYGDLDLSIIDELPPGRRPIRTAVRGPESRDAAFDFLGDQLAQGRQAYVIYPLVEESEALEARAATVMFEQLQARFPDIAVRLLHGRLSSAEKDEAMRSFLAGDTGLLVATTVIEVGIDVPNATVMIIEDAERFGLAQLHQLRGRVGRGAEQSYCIVFHASETPSERLVAFEKKTDGFELAEEDLRIRGQGDLFGKEQHGAVLLRFAQLDRDFDLLETGRRRARAIVEADPGLSKPAHRRFRHELDLRYARREALYHVG